In a genomic window of Vibrio marisflavi CECT 7928:
- a CDS encoding substrate-binding periplasmic protein, with translation MCKLFLKSSLALWVTISIFFSIHTQAEPLKIVTLEYPPYIFDNKGKVDGMATKVVQEVFRRLDQPIEIEILPWARSIHYLRAGRADAIYTIFKTQERMQFADYSEQILFQQSIALFTTKDRSISFDGNIEGLADYSFCVVIGVSYGEIFDKAVKSGKLDKIFETRSANQCLQLLLRGRVDIWVNNYFGALAIANSESQLSKLKTIAPSIQSTASYIAFSKLNDHQDMRDKFDQALTTMKQDGTYKKIIEAFVGPQENMMVP, from the coding sequence ATGTGTAAGTTGTTTTTAAAATCTAGCTTGGCGTTGTGGGTGACTATTTCTATCTTTTTCTCTATTCATACACAAGCTGAGCCTCTCAAGATTGTAACGTTAGAGTATCCTCCGTACATTTTTGATAACAAAGGAAAAGTTGATGGAATGGCGACGAAAGTCGTTCAGGAGGTATTTCGTCGGCTTGATCAGCCTATCGAGATTGAGATTCTTCCTTGGGCGAGGTCGATACATTACTTGAGAGCAGGTAGAGCTGACGCTATTTACACAATCTTTAAAACCCAAGAGCGAATGCAATTTGCTGATTACAGTGAGCAAATACTGTTTCAACAAAGTATTGCCTTATTTACAACGAAAGATCGATCTATCAGCTTTGATGGAAATATTGAAGGGTTGGCTGATTATTCTTTTTGTGTCGTAATCGGTGTGAGCTACGGCGAAATATTTGATAAAGCGGTAAAGTCAGGCAAGCTGGACAAGATATTTGAGACTCGCTCAGCGAATCAGTGTTTGCAACTTCTTTTAAGAGGTAGGGTCGATATATGGGTAAATAACTACTTTGGTGCTTTGGCCATTGCCAACTCCGAGTCTCAGTTATCCAAGCTGAAAACTATTGCACCTTCAATACAATCAACGGCTAGCTATATCGCGTTTTCAAAGCTTAACGACCACCAAGATATGCGCGACAAATTTGATCAAGCACTTACAACTATGAAGCAAGATGGGACTTACAAGAAGATCATTGAAGCCTTTGTTGGCCCACAAGAAAATATGATGGTGCCATAA
- the ctaD gene encoding cytochrome c oxidase subunit I, which translates to MTVSKEHEIKSAPAADAELGRVQSTTAVEDDHSDHEHHAPSGIARWVLSTNHKDIGTLYLWFSFIMFLVGGAMAMIIRAELFQPGMQLVDPDFFNQMTTVHGLVMVFGAVMPAFTGLANWMIPMMIGAPDMALPRLNNLSFWILPFAFLILLASLFTEGGGPDFGWTFYAPLSTTYGPDSTALFVFSVHIMGISSIMGAINVIVTIFNMRAPGMTWFKLPLFVWTWLITAFLLIAVMPVLAGAVTMVLTDKYFGTSFFDAAGGGDPVMFQHIFWFFGHPEVYIMILPSFGIISAIIPTFSGKKLFGYHSMVYATTSIALLSFIVWAHHMFTTGMPVFAELFFMYCTMLIAVPTGVKVFNWVATMWRGALTFETPMLFAIAFIVLFTIGGLSGLMLAIVPADFQYHDTYFVVAHFHYVLVSGAVFSIMAAAYYWLPKWTGHMYDQRLSLWHFWCSIISVNILFFPMHFLGLAGMPRRIPDYAIQFADVNQIVSIGGFAFGLSQLIFLWLVIKCIRGGEKAPAKPWERAEGLEWTVPSPAPHHTFETPPKVD; encoded by the coding sequence ATGACAGTGTCTAAAGAACATGAGATTAAATCTGCTCCAGCTGCTGACGCTGAATTAGGTCGTGTACAGAGTACCACCGCAGTTGAAGATGACCATTCTGATCACGAACATCATGCACCATCTGGAATTGCTCGCTGGGTGCTTTCAACCAACCACAAGGATATAGGAACGCTCTATTTGTGGTTTAGCTTCATCATGTTCTTAGTTGGTGGAGCGATGGCGATGATCATTCGTGCTGAATTGTTCCAGCCGGGGATGCAGCTGGTAGACCCTGACTTCTTCAACCAAATGACGACAGTTCACGGCCTGGTCATGGTATTCGGTGCTGTAATGCCTGCTTTTACTGGGCTTGCAAACTGGATGATACCGATGATGATTGGTGCTCCAGATATGGCACTCCCAAGACTAAATAACTTGAGTTTCTGGATATTGCCATTTGCGTTTTTGATTCTGTTAGCATCTCTGTTCACTGAGGGCGGTGGTCCAGATTTTGGATGGACATTCTACGCTCCGCTTTCAACTACTTATGGCCCAGATAGCACGGCATTGTTTGTCTTTTCTGTGCATATCATGGGTATCAGCTCGATTATGGGTGCGATTAACGTGATCGTAACCATCTTTAACATGCGCGCACCAGGGATGACTTGGTTCAAGCTACCATTGTTTGTCTGGACTTGGTTAATCACAGCTTTCCTTCTTATTGCGGTAATGCCAGTGTTAGCTGGTGCTGTCACCATGGTGTTAACGGACAAATATTTCGGTACTAGCTTCTTCGATGCTGCTGGTGGTGGAGATCCTGTAATGTTCCAGCATATTTTCTGGTTCTTTGGTCACCCGGAAGTGTACATCATGATATTGCCTTCATTCGGTATCATTTCCGCGATAATACCGACGTTTAGTGGCAAGAAGTTGTTTGGTTATCATTCGATGGTGTATGCGACAACAAGTATTGCGTTGCTGTCGTTTATTGTTTGGGCGCACCACATGTTTACAACAGGTATGCCAGTGTTTGCCGAACTGTTCTTTATGTACTGTACAATGCTTATTGCAGTACCAACTGGGGTGAAAGTATTTAACTGGGTCGCGACAATGTGGCGGGGGGCTCTGACCTTTGAGACGCCCATGTTGTTCGCCATAGCCTTTATTGTTCTATTTACTATCGGTGGGCTGTCTGGCTTGATGTTGGCGATAGTACCTGCTGATTTCCAATACCACGATACGTATTTTGTGGTTGCACACTTCCATTATGTATTGGTATCTGGTGCTGTGTTCTCGATTATGGCGGCTGCCTACTATTGGCTGCCTAAATGGACTGGCCATATGTATGATCAACGTCTGAGCTTATGGCATTTCTGGTGCTCGATCATCTCAGTTAATATTCTATTTTTCCCGATGCATTTCTTAGGTTTGGCGGGTATGCCAAGGCGTATTCCTGACTATGCGATTCAATTTGCTGACGTGAATCAAATCGTTTCAATTGGTGGTTTTGCCTTTGGCCTATCGCAGCTAATCTTCCTATGGCTAGTAATCAAATGTATCCGCGGAGGCGAAAAAGCGCCTGCGAAACCATGGGAACGAGCTGAGGGCTTAGAGTGGACCGTTCCAAGCCCGGCACCACACCACACTTTTGAAACGCCACCAAAAGTAGATTAA
- a CDS encoding cytochrome c oxidase subunit 3, with the protein MSSKFERYYVPAQSSWPIVGAIALFLVAVGAGLTVQHMETGGAGSVFGKVVLGLGFVVLLYMLAGWFTNVVNESLSGYYSAQINRSFRQGMSWFIFSEVMFFGAFFGALFYARMVSVPWLGGASNNAMTGELLWPTFEAVWPLLETPAGELTKAMPWQGLPLMNTIILLASSITLHLAHVSLEKNKRFALIVWLEITIILAGFFLYYQASEYIHAYEELGLTLQSGVYGNTFFLLTGFHGLHVCLGTIFLIVLLARIAKDHFTPKDHFAFQAGSWYWHFVDVVWLTLFIFVYVL; encoded by the coding sequence ATGAGTTCAAAGTTTGAACGCTATTACGTACCGGCACAAAGTAGTTGGCCAATCGTAGGTGCCATAGCACTGTTTTTGGTGGCGGTAGGTGCAGGTTTGACTGTGCAGCACATGGAAACAGGTGGAGCAGGTAGCGTATTTGGTAAAGTCGTGTTGGGCCTTGGTTTTGTGGTACTGCTTTATATGCTCGCCGGCTGGTTTACTAACGTTGTCAATGAGTCGTTGTCTGGTTACTACTCCGCTCAAATTAATCGTTCTTTCCGACAAGGTATGAGCTGGTTCATTTTCTCAGAAGTGATGTTCTTTGGCGCTTTTTTTGGTGCACTGTTTTATGCACGTATGGTTTCGGTTCCTTGGTTGGGAGGAGCGTCCAACAATGCAATGACTGGTGAGCTACTTTGGCCGACTTTTGAAGCGGTGTGGCCATTGTTGGAAACGCCAGCGGGAGAATTAACCAAAGCGATGCCATGGCAAGGTTTGCCATTGATGAACACTATTATTCTGCTGGCTTCATCAATTACGTTGCACTTAGCACACGTCAGTTTGGAGAAAAACAAACGCTTTGCCTTAATTGTTTGGTTGGAAATTACCATCATATTGGCGGGTTTCTTCCTGTATTACCAAGCGTCGGAATATATTCATGCTTATGAAGAACTTGGCCTGACCCTTCAGTCAGGAGTGTATGGTAACACCTTTTTCTTGTTGACGGGTTTCCATGGCTTGCACGTGTGTTTGGGTACCATCTTTTTAATCGTGTTGCTCGCTCGAATAGCCAAAGATCATTTTACGCCGAAAGACCATTTCGCTTTTCAAGCGGGTAGCTGGTATTGGCACTTTGTAGACGTGGTTTGGTTGACGCTATTTATCTTTGTTTATGTGCTGTAG
- a CDS encoding cytochrome c oxidase assembly protein: MEQVEKKNKTLIIKLLVAVVGMFGFGFALVPLYDVMCDALGINGKTNTVSAIQPKGMVPDTSRIVRVEFMSHINPDMPWTFEPERKVMEVHPGQVIQTAYIAKNLSGAFTTGQAVPSVSPGLGASYFNKIECFCFNQQPLNAQSEASMPLIFYIEPNIPESIHTLTLSYTLFNISDKVKTDTASLESNSSENMEISSLQGANL, from the coding sequence ATGGAACAGGTGGAAAAGAAAAATAAAACGTTAATCATCAAGCTGCTGGTAGCGGTGGTGGGAATGTTTGGTTTTGGTTTTGCGCTTGTTCCTCTTTATGACGTGATGTGTGATGCGTTAGGGATCAACGGTAAAACCAATACAGTTTCAGCGATTCAACCAAAAGGGATGGTACCGGATACTTCTCGAATCGTGCGAGTCGAGTTTATGTCGCATATCAACCCGGATATGCCTTGGACGTTCGAACCTGAGCGAAAAGTGATGGAAGTGCACCCGGGTCAAGTTATTCAAACTGCCTATATTGCGAAAAACTTATCAGGTGCTTTTACAACGGGACAAGCAGTTCCTTCTGTCTCACCGGGCCTTGGCGCGAGCTATTTCAATAAAATTGAGTGCTTTTGCTTCAATCAGCAACCTCTAAATGCTCAGTCAGAAGCGAGCATGCCTCTGATTTTTTACATCGAACCCAATATTCCCGAATCTATTCACACCCTGACCCTGTCCTATACGCTATTCAATATCAGTGACAAGGTAAAAACAGATACAGCTTCGCTGGAGAGTAACTCTTCAGAAAATATGGAAATTAGCTCATTACAAGGAGCGAACTTATGA
- a CDS encoding 2-hydroxyacid dehydrogenase — protein MVNVTFFSAKSYDESSFQSVNHSKNIRLYFNDFRLTPKTAKMAHGSEVVCAFVNDDLSANTLKLLAESGTRLIALRCAGFDNVDLEEAKRLGLQVVRVPAYSPEAIAEHAVGLMMCLNRKFHKAYQRTRDANFELEGLVGFNFHGKTVGVVGSGRIGIAAMRILKGLGMTILCYDPYKNPQAIELGVTYCSLDKLFRESDVITLHCPLTSENQHLLGDEAFKKMKDGVMIVNTSRGGLLDSVAAIEALKQGKIGSLGLDVYDHEKNLFFQDKSNVVITDDVFRRLSACHNVIFTGHQAFLTKEALQHIAETTLLSIEKFIGDDKSGNELVEFSN, from the coding sequence ATGGTTAACGTTACATTTTTTAGTGCTAAATCTTATGACGAGTCTTCTTTTCAATCCGTCAACCACAGCAAGAATATTCGTTTGTATTTCAATGATTTTAGGTTGACACCGAAAACTGCAAAGATGGCACATGGTAGCGAGGTCGTTTGTGCATTTGTGAACGACGACTTGTCTGCGAATACTCTGAAGCTGCTTGCTGAAAGTGGTACTCGACTAATAGCATTGCGTTGTGCTGGTTTTGACAATGTTGATCTCGAAGAAGCCAAGAGGCTGGGGCTGCAAGTTGTTCGAGTTCCTGCTTACTCGCCTGAAGCAATTGCTGAACATGCAGTTGGGCTGATGATGTGTTTGAACCGTAAGTTTCACAAAGCATACCAACGTACTAGAGATGCCAACTTCGAATTGGAAGGACTGGTAGGCTTTAACTTTCACGGCAAGACCGTTGGGGTGGTTGGTAGCGGCAGGATCGGGATAGCAGCAATGAGGATTCTCAAAGGGCTAGGCATGACTATCTTATGCTACGACCCGTATAAAAACCCGCAGGCTATTGAGTTGGGAGTCACTTATTGTTCTTTAGACAAGCTCTTTAGAGAGAGCGACGTTATTACTCTGCATTGCCCTCTAACTAGTGAAAATCAACACTTGTTAGGAGATGAAGCCTTTAAAAAGATGAAAGATGGGGTGATGATCGTGAACACAAGTCGAGGTGGGTTACTTGATTCAGTAGCAGCGATTGAAGCACTAAAACAAGGAAAAATTGGCTCACTTGGTTTAGATGTTTATGATCATGAAAAGAACTTGTTCTTCCAAGATAAGTCGAATGTTGTCATTACTGATGATGTATTTCGCCGCCTTTCCGCTTGCCACAACGTGATATTTACAGGACATCAGGCTTTCTTAACCAAAGAAGCGCTGCAGCATATCGCAGAGACCACTTTGCTTAGTATCGAAAAGTTTATAGGCGATGACAAATCTGGCAACGAACTCGTAGAGTTTAGCAATTAG
- a CDS encoding GNAT family N-acetyltransferase, protein MIKIEQLTNSYVESVRNIKLAAEQITFSGTPEEFLLDTSETTDLHVIKYDEAVVGFFKLDLNYSSNHSFCHENSIGLRAFALDMRQQGKGIGTQAVKALGSYLQANYSGYHSIYLTVNCKNPKAISCYQKGGFEDTKETYHGGAAGPQRIMRRKIAQEG, encoded by the coding sequence ATGATTAAAATTGAACAGTTAACAAACTCATACGTAGAGTCAGTCAGAAATATTAAGTTGGCCGCGGAGCAAATTACATTCTCTGGCACGCCCGAAGAGTTTCTGTTGGATACAAGTGAGACAACAGATTTGCATGTCATTAAGTATGACGAAGCCGTCGTTGGGTTCTTTAAGCTAGATTTAAATTACTCTTCAAATCATTCATTTTGCCATGAAAACAGTATCGGTCTGCGGGCGTTTGCTCTCGATATGAGGCAGCAAGGCAAGGGCATCGGAACTCAAGCTGTTAAAGCGTTAGGTTCATACCTGCAAGCTAATTACTCAGGATATCACTCAATATATTTGACTGTGAATTGCAAGAACCCCAAAGCAATTTCCTGCTATCAAAAAGGCGGATTTGAAGATACAAAAGAAACCTATCATGGAGGAGCCGCAGGACCTCAACGTATTATGCGAAGAAAAATAGCTCAAGAAGGTTGA
- a CDS encoding DMT family transporter: MKNWLFLLAAIAFEVVATSSLKSSEGFTKVVPSIVVVIGYCAAFYLLSLTLKSIPVGVAYALWSGLGIVSISLVAWLFYGQKIDVWGMVGMGLIMSGVIVLNLLSKTNAH, translated from the coding sequence ATGAAGAATTGGTTGTTTTTGTTGGCAGCAATTGCGTTTGAAGTGGTTGCGACGTCTAGTCTTAAATCCAGCGAAGGTTTTACAAAAGTTGTCCCTTCGATAGTTGTTGTTATCGGCTACTGTGCGGCTTTCTATTTGTTGTCATTGACACTTAAATCTATTCCCGTAGGAGTTGCGTATGCGCTTTGGTCTGGGCTTGGAATTGTCTCTATATCTTTGGTTGCATGGTTATTTTACGGACAGAAGATCGATGTTTGGGGTATGGTTGGTATGGGGCTAATAATGAGTGGAGTCATCGTGTTAAACCTACTTTCTAAAACCAACGCACACTAG
- the coxB gene encoding cytochrome c oxidase subunit II, giving the protein MTHPAISAEQKFNMTKGVTDISGQVYELHMLIFWICVAIAVVVFGVMFYSIINHRKSKGAVAAHFHESTKVEVIWTVIPIIILVAMAIPATKTLVAMEDTTKSDLTVIVTGSQWKWHYSYFGEDVEFFSLLSTSAKQIDNEEPKGANYLLEVDNPLVLPINRKVRFLLTSDDVIHSWWVPDFAVKKDTIPGFINEAWTKIDKPGMYRGQCAELCGRAHGFMPIVVHAMEEDEYDQWLANKKVEMEEARKAAQAALGNVLPKEELMSIGEQVYIDRCAVCHQLNGLGVPGAFPAIKGSNIATGAVTDHLNIIINGKSGTAMQAFANQLTEEEIAAVTTYQRNAWGNDTGDIVQASDVNAVIEQESKE; this is encoded by the coding sequence ATGACTCATCCTGCTATCTCCGCTGAACAAAAATTTAATATGACCAAAGGTGTCACAGATATCAGTGGCCAAGTCTATGAACTGCATATGCTGATATTTTGGATTTGTGTGGCGATTGCAGTTGTTGTTTTTGGGGTGATGTTTTACTCGATAATAAATCACCGGAAATCCAAAGGGGCGGTTGCTGCACATTTCCATGAAAGCACAAAGGTCGAGGTGATATGGACGGTTATTCCGATCATTATCTTGGTTGCGATGGCGATACCTGCGACCAAGACATTGGTTGCGATGGAAGATACCACTAAGTCTGACTTAACCGTTATTGTCACGGGTTCCCAATGGAAGTGGCATTACAGCTACTTTGGCGAAGATGTTGAATTCTTTAGTTTGTTATCTACATCGGCAAAGCAGATCGATAATGAAGAACCAAAAGGCGCTAATTACCTTCTTGAAGTAGACAATCCTCTAGTCCTGCCTATTAACCGTAAAGTTCGTTTTTTACTTACCTCCGATGATGTTATCCACTCTTGGTGGGTGCCAGATTTTGCCGTTAAAAAAGACACGATCCCCGGATTTATTAATGAGGCATGGACCAAGATAGATAAACCGGGCATGTACAGAGGCCAATGTGCTGAATTGTGTGGTCGTGCTCATGGCTTTATGCCAATTGTCGTTCATGCAATGGAAGAGGACGAATACGACCAATGGCTGGCAAACAAAAAAGTCGAGATGGAGGAAGCTCGCAAAGCGGCTCAAGCGGCATTGGGAAATGTATTGCCTAAAGAAGAACTAATGAGCATTGGTGAACAAGTTTATATCGACCGCTGTGCAGTGTGCCATCAGTTGAACGGCTTAGGTGTCCCCGGGGCATTCCCAGCAATTAAAGGAAGCAACATTGCGACAGGAGCTGTCACTGATCATCTTAATATTATTATCAATGGTAAGAGTGGAACAGCGATGCAAGCATTTGCTAACCAACTCACCGAAGAAGAAATCGCTGCGGTAACAACGTATCAACGAAACGCGTGGGGCAATGACACTGGTGACATTGTGCAAGCTTCGGATGTTAACGCGGTAATCGAGCAAGAGTCGAAGGAGTGA
- a CDS encoding phospho-sugar mutase, with protein MTIDVTRWLERDPDPRTREELQFLIEENLVDEIEKRFKKRLEFGTAGLRGLMGCGPNRMNRLVIQETATGLGHYLIRHVENACSRGIVVGYDGRFDSKQFAHDTAAVLAALGIKVYLSRHEVPTPVVAFGVKHLDAAGAVVVTASHNPPRYNGFKVYWENGAQIIPPHDQGIAAEIERAAVKPIPLMSLDNAKKKGLLEWLSDEYVSAYRHAMVNSSLLANHTNPACMTIAYTALHGVGASIAEALLHDIGFTNVLSVPEQRDPEPSFPTVAFPNPEEKGAMDKVIEMAESLKAQVACANDPDADRFAVAVQQLNGRYKMLTGDQLGVLLGHYLLTKTDPSKQLVGNTIVSSRLLEKIAIDMGAEHYKTLTGFKWLSNMAMQLETEQHQFLFAYEEAIGYTIGKQVWDKDGLFTFAIFAQLAAETYTQNKTIWDYLEFIYRKYGIYLNAQKSIQFDPELPAIGDKLRANPPEKIAGLKVVQIEDFKASLRFNLSGPTQPLPYPASDVIIYYLEDQSRIIIRPSGTEPKVKCYYEVVGEMSKQESYLDAMKRMEEKMDALIEAHQESLD; from the coding sequence ATGACAATAGATGTGACCCGTTGGCTAGAAAGAGATCCAGATCCGAGGACAAGAGAAGAGTTGCAATTTCTCATTGAGGAAAACCTGGTAGATGAAATAGAAAAACGCTTCAAAAAACGCCTAGAATTTGGAACTGCAGGGCTGCGTGGCTTGATGGGTTGCGGCCCTAATCGTATGAACAGATTAGTCATACAAGAAACAGCAACTGGCCTTGGACACTATTTGATTCGTCATGTTGAGAACGCTTGTTCTCGAGGCATTGTTGTCGGATACGATGGAAGGTTTGACTCAAAACAATTTGCCCACGACACAGCAGCAGTTTTAGCCGCTCTCGGTATAAAGGTTTACTTATCCCGTCACGAAGTGCCAACCCCTGTTGTCGCTTTTGGTGTCAAACACCTAGATGCCGCTGGAGCCGTTGTTGTCACCGCAAGTCACAACCCTCCCAGATACAATGGCTTTAAAGTTTATTGGGAGAATGGCGCACAGATCATTCCTCCACACGATCAAGGGATTGCCGCTGAAATTGAACGTGCTGCAGTCAAACCTATCCCTTTGATGAGCTTAGACAACGCCAAAAAGAAAGGCTTACTTGAATGGCTATCGGATGAATATGTCAGTGCCTATAGACACGCAATGGTCAACAGCTCCCTACTTGCAAACCATACCAACCCAGCCTGCATGACAATTGCGTATACGGCTTTACATGGCGTTGGCGCAAGTATTGCCGAAGCGCTGCTACATGATATCGGCTTCACAAACGTACTCAGTGTTCCAGAGCAGCGGGATCCTGAACCCTCATTTCCGACCGTCGCCTTCCCTAACCCAGAAGAAAAAGGGGCAATGGATAAAGTGATTGAGATGGCAGAATCACTCAAAGCCCAAGTAGCGTGTGCAAATGACCCTGATGCCGATAGATTTGCCGTTGCGGTGCAACAATTAAATGGCCGATATAAAATGCTCACTGGAGACCAGCTTGGCGTACTATTGGGTCACTACCTTCTCACCAAAACCGATCCAAGCAAGCAACTTGTTGGTAACACCATAGTCTCCTCTAGGCTTCTCGAAAAGATTGCTATTGATATGGGTGCGGAGCACTACAAAACCCTAACGGGTTTCAAATGGCTAAGCAATATGGCCATGCAACTTGAAACAGAGCAACACCAGTTTCTATTTGCCTACGAAGAGGCCATTGGATACACCATTGGTAAGCAAGTATGGGATAAAGATGGTCTCTTTACCTTTGCCATATTTGCGCAACTTGCCGCCGAAACCTATACCCAAAACAAAACCATTTGGGATTACTTAGAGTTTATATATCGAAAATATGGCATTTACTTGAACGCGCAAAAAAGTATCCAGTTTGATCCTGAACTACCCGCGATTGGCGACAAGCTGAGAGCTAATCCACCAGAAAAGATCGCTGGTTTAAAAGTCGTTCAAATTGAAGACTTTAAAGCTTCACTTCGGTTCAATCTATCAGGGCCAACGCAACCACTACCTTATCCTGCAAGCGATGTGATCATTTATTACTTAGAGGATCAATCGCGTATCATCATTCGCCCTTCGGGTACTGAACCTAAAGTCAAATGTTACTATGAAGTGGTAGGGGAAATGAGCAAACAAGAAAGCTATTTAGATGCGATGAAGCGAATGGAAGAGAAGATGGACGCGCTGATAGAAGCACATCAGGAAAGCTTAGATTAG